In one Sporomusa sphaeroides DSM 2875 genomic region, the following are encoded:
- a CDS encoding IclR family transcriptional regulator → MAQQGVMVQSIERAIQILNCFNGNNSELTLQAIANELNLNKSTVHGILNTLKHYGLVEQDEERGKYRLGMHLLVLSNRLLDRLEIRGVAGSVIQDLAAQVGETVHLVILRGTDVVYIDKCTSNRSFQVFTSIGMSFPAYVTGVGKVLLANKSDAELCELIPPVLRQVTEHSIGSREELLAHLRQVRQQGYAFDKEENEIGLSCVAAPVFDHTGNAVAAISVAGPSARLDEKRMQELVGIVRQAAAEISRRLGYRP, encoded by the coding sequence GTGGCGCAACAAGGTGTTATGGTTCAGTCCATCGAGCGGGCCATTCAGATTTTAAATTGCTTTAACGGTAATAATTCGGAACTTACGTTACAGGCGATTGCAAACGAGCTTAATTTAAATAAAAGTACCGTGCATGGAATTTTAAATACCCTCAAGCATTATGGCTTGGTTGAGCAAGATGAGGAAAGAGGCAAATACCGGCTGGGAATGCATCTGCTGGTTCTGAGCAACCGGCTATTGGACAGGTTGGAGATCCGGGGAGTTGCCGGTTCGGTAATACAGGACCTGGCTGCCCAGGTAGGTGAAACCGTGCATCTTGTCATTCTGCGGGGCACTGACGTTGTTTATATTGATAAATGTACCTCAAACCGGTCATTTCAGGTATTTACCTCCATTGGCATGAGCTTTCCGGCTTATGTCACCGGTGTTGGCAAAGTCCTGCTGGCCAATAAGAGTGATGCTGAGCTGTGTGAGCTCATTCCACCTGTTTTGCGGCAAGTAACCGAGCATAGTATCGGCAGCAGGGAAGAGCTGCTTGCACATCTGCGGCAAGTAAGGCAGCAGGGGTATGCCTTTGACAAAGAAGAGAACGAAATCGGGCTTAGCTGTGTTGCTGCACCAGTCTTTGATCACACCGGCAACGCTGTGGCAGCCATTAGTGTGGCAGGACCTTCCGCCAGGCTGGATGAAAAGCGCATGCAAGAACTGGTCGGTATTGTACGGCAGGCAGCCGCCGAGATTTCCCGCAGGTTAGGCTACAGACCGTAA